In Dryobates pubescens isolate bDryPub1 chromosome 28, bDryPub1.pri, whole genome shotgun sequence, a single window of DNA contains:
- the GJA1 gene encoding gap junction alpha-1 protein, with amino-acid sequence MGDWSALGKLLDKVQAYSTAGGKVWLSVLFIFRILLLGTAVESAWGDEQSAFRCNTQQPGCENVCYDKSFPISHVRFWVLQIIFVSVPTLLYLAHVFYVMRKEEKLNKREEELKVVQNDGVNVDMHLKQIEIKKFKYGIEEHGKVKMRGGLLRTYIISILFKSVFEVAFLLIQWYIYGFSLNAIYTCERDPCPHRVDCFLSRPTEKTIFILFMLVVSLVSLALNIIELFYVFFKGVKDRVKGKTDPYSHSGTLSPSKDCGSPKYAYYNGCSSPTAPLSPMSPPGYKLVTGERNNSSCRNYNKQASEQNWANYSAEQNRMGQAGSTISNSHAQPFDFADEHPNTKKLSSGHELQPLTIVDQRPPSRASSRASSRPRPDDLEI; translated from the coding sequence ATGGGTGATTGGAGTGCCTTGGGAAAACTTCTTGACAAGGTTCAAGCCTATTCTACTGCAGGAGGGAAAGTGTGGCTGTCTGTCCTCTTCATTTTCCGAAtcttgctgctggggacagcagtcGAATCTGCTTGGGGAGATGAACAGTCTGCTTTTCGGTGCAACACTCAACAGCCTGGTTGTGAGAACGTCTGCTATGACAAGTCCTTCCCCATCTCCCACGTACGCTTCTGGGTTCTGCAGATCATATTTGTGTCTGTGCCTACCCTTTTATACCTGGCACATGTGTTCTATGTaatgaggaaagaagagaagctgaacaaaagagaagaggagctcAAGGTCGTCCAAAATGATGGTGTGAATGTGGATATGCACCTCAAGCAAATAGAAATTAAGAAATTCAAGTATGGGATTGAAGAGCATGGCAAAGTGAAGATGCGTGGGGGACTGCTCCGTACTTACATCATCAGCATCCTGTTTAAATCTGTCTTCGAGGTGGCCTTCTTGCTGATCCAGTGGTACATTTATGGGTTCAGTCTGAATGCCATCTATACCTGTGAGCGAGATCCGTGCCCACACAGAGTGGACTGTTTCCTCTCCCGTCCAACTGAGAAAACCATCTTCATCCTCTTCATGCTGGTTGTGTCCTTGGTATCTCTTGCCTTAAACATCATTGAGCTTTTCTATGTGTTCTTCAAGGGCGTCAAGGATCGTGTGAAAGGGAAAACCGACCCCTACTCCCACAGCGGCACCCTGAGCCCTTCCAAGGACTGCGGCTCCCCCAAATATGCTTATTACAATGGCTGCTCCTCGCCAACCGCCCCCTTGTCTCCCATGTCTCCCCCAGGGTACAAGCTGGTTACCGGAGAGAGGAACAATTCCTCCTGTCGTAACTACAATAAGCAAGCCAGCGAGCAAAACTGGGCCAACTACAGCGCGGAGCAGAACAGaatggggcaggctggcagcaccatCTCCAACTCGCACGCCCAGCCCTTCGACTTTGCCGATGAGCACCCGAACACTAAAAAGCTGTCGTCGGGACACGAGCTGCAACCCCTCACCATTGTGGACCagaggcctcccagcagagccagcagccgaGCTAGCAGCAGGCCTCGACCCGACGACCTGGAGATCTAA